Below is a window of Chloroflexia bacterium SDU3-3 DNA.
TGGCGGGCGGCTGCATTCAGCGAGTCGATAGTGCCATCGGCAGCGAGGAAGAGCAGCCCATCGGATGCCTGCTCGAAGAGCGCTACCAGCCAGTCTTCGATCTGCTGCCCGGCGGAGAACCAGATGGCAAACATCAGAAACACGGCGGCGCTGGTGACTAGCGGGGTGATCTCATCCACTGGCCAGATGCGCGGCCAGAGCAGGCTGGCGAGGTTGGCGAGCAGCGGTGCGAGCGCGGCAAGCGCCACCCAGCGCATGTGCCGCTGCTCGCTGCGCGCCGCCTGGCGGATCAGCAGGAGCACCCCGGCGCAGGTGTAGCTGTAGGAAAGCGCGATGCCCGCCCAGGACAGCGGCCCGCGCACGAGCTCGATGGTGGCCCCTGGCCGCGCCGCGCTATAGGCTGCGCCCCACCAGAGGTGGTGCGAATCGTTGGTGAGTATGGCCGCGGCGCAGAGCGCGGCCAGCCCGGCTGCGGCCAGCCCGAGCGCCCGCGTGGTAGCGGTGGCGCGGGTGCCGCACCAGGCCAGCGCCAGCAGCAGCCAGGCCGGGCCGATGGCCACGCCGCCCAGCGCCGAGATCTGCTGCCAGAACAGAGCGGCCTGCAGATCGGGGGAGATCAGGCTCAGCGCATGCCCCCCGCAGCGCACCCCGAGCGCCACCATCAGCACCCCGAATGCACGCCCGCCCTGCCGACGGCGCGCGAAGCTTGGCAGGCTCAGCCCGAGCGCGGTGAGCGCAGGAATAGTATAGAGGACAGCGTAAGCTGTGGCATGCATGCGCGTACTCGCTCAGTGAAGGTCTGGTAGATATGCTGATTTCCCAACGATACTATGCTATGAATTATAGCGAGATAATCAACGTACGGATAGACCCCATTCTGCGCCACGCTGTCGCCCGAATCTGCTGGCGGTTACCGCCGGTATGTCAGCGATCGCCACGCCTGCGCCAGCCGCCGCACCGCCGCCGCGATCTCGGCTGGGGGGATGGCGGCGTAGCCAAACAGCAGGCCCGGGCGCGTGGGCGGCCCAAGCGTGTAGGCCGCGATCGTGTTGAGCGTGATGCCCTGGGCTGCCGCCGCCGCCACCATCGGCGCGACTCTGGCGCTCTCATCGAGCCAGCCCACCAGGTGCATGCCCGCCTCGCTCGGCTCGATCTGGATGAGGCCGCGCAGGTGCCGATCGGCGGCAGCCACCAGCGCCTCCTGTCGCTCGGCGTAGATCTTGCGCATGCGGCGCACATGCCGCGCAAATGCCCCCGACTGCAGGAACTCGGCGGCGGTGGCCTGGTCGAAGCTGGGCGAGCCACGGTCGGCCAGGGCGCGCGCGTTGCTGAACGCGCCGATGAGGTGCGGCGGCACCACCAGATACCCCAGCCGCATGGCCGGAAATAGCATCTTGCTAAACGTGCCGATGTAGATGGTGCGCTGGTGGGTGTCCAGCCCCTGCATAGCAGGCAGCGGTCTGCCCACATAGCGGAACTCGCTGTCGTAGTCGTCCTCAAGGATCCACGCGCTGTGGTCGCGCGCCCACTCGATCAGCGCCAGCCGCCGGGCCAGGCTCATGGTGATGCCGGTGGGGTACTGGTGGGAGGGGGTGACGTAGACCAGCCGGGCGTTGGGGCTGGTGGCCCGGGCCGCCGCGATGTCGATGCCCTCGGGGCCGACCGGCACCGGCACCACCCGCGCCCCCAGGCCCAGCAGCGCCCCGCGTGCGCCCAGGTAGCCGGGGTCTTCGAGCAGCGCCACATCCCCAGGGTCGAGCAGCAGCCGCCCGATGATATCGATCCCCTGCTGCGAGCCGCTGATGATGATCACCTGCTGGGGGGTGCACGCCACGCCTCGGCTGCTGGAAAGGTAGGACGCAATCGCCTCGCGCAGCGGCGCGTAGCCAGCCGGGTCGCCGTAGCGCAGCAGCTCGGGGCTGGGCGCGCGCATGACCTTGGCGGCGAGCTTGCCCCACAGCTCAAAGGGGAACAGGTCGACGGCGGGCATGCCGGGGCGGAAGGCCAGCGGTGCATTGGTGGCGAGCGGGGGCGCGGCGGCGATGGCTGCGATCTGGGCACCGCGCGCCGAGAGTGCGCCCGCCCCCGGTGCGGCGGGCGCGCTCTCGATCGGCGGCGGGCCGCTGCGCAGCAGATCGTCGGGGATGTGGCGGCTGATATAGGTGCCATCTCCCACCCTGGTCTCTAGGTAGCCCTCGGCCAGCAGCAGCTCGAAGGCGCTGACCACGGTGTTGCGCGACGCGCCGATCTCCTGGGCCAGGGTGCGGGTGGCGGGCAGCCTGCTGCCCGGCGCGAGCCTCCCGCTGAGAATGGCATCGCGCAGCGCATCGTAGAGCTGGCGATAGCGAGGGGTGAGTCTATTTTCGCGGAGGGTGAGCATGATCGACGGCGCGAGATCGCTCAGCTCGACCTGTGGTAGCATGGGGGCCTCATTATTGCGTACGGCGTGGCTGGCTCATGGGCACGATACCATGGCTGCTGGGGCGGGTACAAGCGTACCTTTGCCCTATTTTGCCACCATGCTACAATAATACCCATATGAGATATCGATTTACGCGCACCCCAAGCGCCGCAATCCGGCGCGCACACCACCGAGCCAGCCACGAGGCCGCCATGCGCATGCGCATCGCCGAGCTTGAGGCCAGCGTCGCGATGCAGCGCGGCGATGTCGCGCCGCAGCTGAGCGCGCTGATGTCGATGAGCATCACGCTGCTGGTCTCGCACGAGCTCGAGCCCATCCTCTCGCTGGCCACGCAGTCGGCGATGAACCTGCTGCCGGGCACCGGCGCGGCGCTGGCCTTTATCGCCGACGACACCGGCGAGCAGCTGACCCTGATCGCGGCCAATGGCTTTAAGGCCCGCAACAACCTGCGGTTCTCGCGCCAGCAGGGCTTCCCTGGCCACGCCTTCCTCACCCCGCGCCCCATGCTGGTGGTCGGCCCCCAGCTCGAGATGCTGCTGGAAGATCTGACCGAGGAGCAGCACCACGTCCTCTCCGGCCTGATCAGCCCCTACCCGCCGTCGAGCGCGATCTTTATGCCGCTGCGCACCGAGGCCCGCCGGATTGGCGCGATGGTCGTGCTGGGCAGCAACAACGCCCACCTGCTGCTGCCGCGCGATCTGCCCTTTGCCCAGTCGCTGGGCAGCCTGGTGGCCGTGGCCCTGGCCGAGGTGCTCGAGCGCGAGCGCGCCACGGTGCTGCAGCACGCCCTGCTGGCCTCCAAGACGCTGCACGCCGAGGCCGAGGCCCGCCTGAACACCGCCGAGGCCCAGCTGCTGCAGAGCGCCAAGCTGGCCGCCGTGGGCGAGCTGGCCGCCTCGATCGCCCACGAGATCAACAACCCGCTGTATGCGGCGCGCAACAGCCTCTACTTGGTCGATCAGGACATCCCGCCGGACTCGCCGCAGCGCACCTTTCTCGACATTGCCCAGAGCGAGCTGGCCCGCATCGCCAAGATCGTCTCGCGCATGCGCGATTTCTACCGCCCCGCCCGCGACGAGCTGGAGCCGGTGGATCTGAACATGCTGATCGACGAGACGATGGAGCTGGTGCAGACCCACCTGCGGCGCGGCCAGATCATCATCCAAAGCTCGCTGTCCGACGATGTGCCCGAGATCATCGGCCACGCCGACCAGATCCGCCAGGTGTTCCTCAACCTGATGATTAACGCCTGCGACGCCATGCCCGATGGTGGCACGCTGCGCGTCGAGACCAACCTCATCCCTAGCTCGTCCGATCTGCCGCCCTACGCGCGGATCGAGATCTCGGACACCGGGCAGGGCATCCCCGACGAGCATCTGGCCAGGATCTTCGAGCCGTTCTACACCACCAAGGCCCAGGGCACCGGCCTAGGGCTGGCGATCAGCGCGCACATCATCGCTCAGCACGGCGGCCAGATCAGCGTGGCCAGCGCGGTGAACGAGGGCACCGCCTTCACCATGCTGCTGCCGGTGCTGCCGCCCAGCGACGCCGAGCGCTAGCCACACCCGGCGCGACAGAACAAAAAGCAGAGCGGGGCCAGCTGGCCCCGCTCTGCTTTTTGTTCAGCCCGGTCTATGGTGGCTATGCGGTTCGCGGCCTGGGAGCCTGGCCGCCGCTGGTGCGGGCCGCGATCTGAGCCTTCAGGAAGGGGATCACGAAGCGGTCAGCCGCGTAGTAGGTCACGCCAGCGCCGCCCATAACGATCAGCAGGCCGATCACCAGCATCTGCGGGTTCACGCTCACCGTGCCAGCCAGCAGGTACGACAGGTTCATGATCACGCCCATCAGCGCCGAGAAGCGGGTGAAGATGCCGATGATCAGCGCGATGCCGACCAGCAGCTCGCCGTAGGCCACCATGTAGCTGAACAGCGTGGCGTTGGGCATAAACACGTTCTGCACCAGGTCGGCGTACCAGTTCTGCACGCCGGGGCGGCTGCCAGGCACAAAGTCGGGGGCCAGGTACGACTTGGCGATCGCGCCCTTCAGGAAGCCGGTGACCGAGGCGCCGGCCTTGTTGCCGACCCATCCTGCGCTGCCCTCGCCGAAGACCTTCTCGAAGCCGTCCATCGCCCAGTTGTAGCCGAGCCAGAGCCGAAGAAGAAGCCAGATGATACCAGTAAACTTGGGCTGCTTGAGCGTTTCCATAACCTGCCTCCACCTCTTGTAGAAGTAACTTTAAATTCAACTGAGACTATAGTAGCAGGTGTAAAGCGCAGTGTGGTGAAATAAAACACAACTTCTTGTAAAAGGGCAATAACTATAGAAATGCAGGCAGCTATTAAAATTTGTATAGTAGTTTTAAGTGAAACAACGCTTGTTTCTTGCTAGATTATAGTTAGGTGTGGCATATCAGGGTGAACCATACCCCTCTATATTGGCGGTATGTGGTATAGTAGAAAAAGCGTCCAGTCGCCTGCCGTCGGCCTGAACAGGACGATCGGCCATCTCGACAGAATCTGTGCATTCCGCTATAATCACCCCAACGGACCCTCGCCTAGCCCTACCGGATGACGTGACAGCACGAAATTTTCTGCTTCTCCTTGTCCTATTAACATGCGCTGCCCTTCTCTTCCCAGCATCCCCAAGCGCGGTGCCTGCGGTCTACGCCGCCGAACCTAGCGTCACGCCGCTTGATAGCGCACCGTTTGGTATCAACACCCATCTAGCCACGCGCTACACCGATCTGGCCAGCATGGATGTGCCCGCCGCACTGGTGGCCAACGCAGGCGCAGGCTGGGCGCGCGAGGATGTCCATTGGTGGCGGGTCGAGCAGACCCAGGGACGCTGGGACTGGAGCTATACCGACGCGGCTTTCCGCGCCCTGCTGTCGCGCGGGGTGCAGGTGGTGGGCGTGCTGGGTCACCCGCCTGGCTGGGCCACGCCCTACACCGGCGACGCCCCCAACGATGTGTCGTTCTACGCGCCCGACCAGCAGCTGTTTGTCGCCTACGCCCGCGCGGTGGTGCAGCGCTACGGCGCATATATCAAGCACTGGGAGATCTGGAACGAGCCAGACAACGAGCTGTTCTGGAAGCCCGCCACCGACCCCGCCGCCTATGCCCGCCTGCTGATCGATACCAGCGCCGCCATCCACCAGATCGACCCCAGCGCCAAGGTGCTGCTGGGCGGCATCAGCCCCTTCAACCTCTCGTACCTGCGTGGCGTGGCCGCCGCTGGCGCGTGGGGCAGCTTCGACATCCTGGCCATCCACCCCTATGTGGACCCCAACTCGCCCGAGGATGGCGCGATCATGGCCGCCGCCGACGGGGTGCGCACCATGATGGCCAGCTATGGCCAGAAGCCGATCTGGGCCACCGAGGTGGGCTGGTCGAGCGGCCCTGGCGACCACGACGCGGTGGGCATCGTCGATCAGCAGCAGCAGGCCAACTATCTGGTGCGCTCCATGCTGCTGCTGTGGCGGGCTGGCATCGAGCGCAGCTTCTGGTACACGCTGAAGGATGACCCCGGCAACCCCTACGGCCTGTTCGAGTACGGCACTGGGCGGGCCGATTTTACCCACCCCAAGCCAGCCTACAGCGCCTTCCGCACGCTTAGCCAGCAGGTGAGCGGCACCAGCTTTGTGAGCCTGGGCAACCTGTTTGTGCAGTCCTCGGCGCTCGACTTCGAGGATTTTGGCCGCTGGTCGCGCGGCGATCAGCCCTATGGCTCGCTGACCGCCACCACCGCCGTGCAGCAGGAAGGCAAGCAGGCGGCGGCGATCAACTATATCTTCCCCACCGATCAGAACGACTACGTGGTGTTCAACCGCGCCACGCCAGCGCCGATCTCGGGCACGCCGCGCGAGCTGGCGGTGTGGGCCTATGGCGATGGCAGCGGCAACGTGCTAAAAGTCTGGCTGCGCGATGCCGAGGGCGAGGTGCTGCAGTACTCGTTTGGCACCGTGGGGCCGAAGGGCTGGCACCAGCTGAGGGTCTCGCTGGCTGCGCCGGTGGCGGCCTGGAACCGCATCAGCCAAGATGGCAACGGCAAGCTCGATTTTCCCGCCGCGATCACCGCGCTGGTGCTGGATGACGGCACCGACGAGTTTAGCGGGCGCGGCACCATCTACCTCGACGCGATCGCTGCGGTGAGCGGGCCTGCCGCCTACGACCTGCGGCTGCGGCGCGGCAACGCGCTGATCGATGTGCTCTGGGCGCAGACGCCCATCCAGGCCAGCTTCACGGTGGGCGGGGCCAATGCCCGCGTGGTCGACCGCGATGGTGGCCAGACCACCATGGCCGTGCGCGGCGGCTCGATCCCCTCCATCACGCTCGGCGATGCGCCACGCTATGTGACCTCGACCTTCACCAGCTCTCGATAGCCGCATTCCCCTGCCCCACCCCGCTGCGGCGACAGGCTGCGGCGGGGTACTTTTATGCATGCCCGAAACTTGCTACAATAGCTCCGCATTCATCGTACAACTGATAGGAGTGGACGTCTTGAAACTGCTCATCCGCTGGTTCATTAATGCCCTGTCGCTGCTTGCGGCTACGAATCTGGTGAAGGGTATCGAGATCATCGGTTCGAACGGCTGGGTGACGCTGATCGTGATGGCGGCGGTGTTTGGGATTGTCAACGCGGCCATCCGCCCGATCGTGCAGCTGCTCTCGCTGCCGCTGGTGGTGGTCACCTTGGGCCTGTTCACGCTGGTGATCAACGCGCTGATGCTCTGGTTTGCCTCTTGGCTCTCCGATGCGGTATTCGGCGCGTCCTTCCACGTGGCCGGGTTCTGGCCAGCGTTCTGGGGCGCGATCGTGATCAGCATCGTCTCGTGGCTGCTCTCGATCTTCTTCCACGACGAGGATCACTCCTCCAGCTCGCGGCGGCGCAAGTCGCGGCGCTAGCGCCCGACCTCGCCCCGCCGCACACCTGCTGCGGCGGGGCTTTTTTTGCCTGGCTCAGGATCTACGCTTTTATGCTGCGGTTTTATCGCATCTGGGCATGGTGTTTTTCTCCCTCGTGCCTTCGTGTCTTCGTGGTTAAATGTTTCCCCTTGGTGCCTTGGAGTCTTGGTGGTAAATGGATCTCCGGCTCGCTCTAGCGGCGCTTCGACGGCATCCCGCTATAATAGGGCCTTGGCATACACCCGAGGCCCGGCGGCGCGGCGGCGCGGCGGGCTGCTGAATACCCTAGGTGCCGCATGGCTTCTCTCTCTCGCTGGCCCCACGCGCGGCGCTGGCTTCCGCTGGCCGCGCTGCTCGCGATCGCGCTGCTGCTGCTGTGGCGCGCGCTGCTGCCTGGGCGGGTGCTGCTGCCCATGGATGCGCTGCTCCATCTCCACCCTTGGCGCTACTCCTACGAGCGCGTGTCGGTCAACAACCCGATCGCCACCGACCCGATCAAGCAGGTCTACCCGCGCCGTGTGCTGGCCAACCAGATGATCGGCCAGGGCGCGTGGCCGCTGTGGAACCCCACCGTGCTGGCTGGCACGCCCCTGCTGCCCGATGGCCAGCTGACCCTGTTCTACCCGCCCAGCGTGCTGTTTCTGCTGCTGCCGCTGGCCCAGGCCTACGGCTGGTACGCCTTCCTGCAGGTGATGCTGGCGGGGGCGGGCACCTTCCTGTTCGCGCGCCGCATCGGGCTGGGGCGCGGCGCGGCCACGCTGGCGGGCGCAGCCTACATGCTCAACGGCTACATGCTCACCTGGCTGCCGTTCCCGCACCACACCGGCGCGACGGCCATGGTGCCGTGGTGCTTCTGGGCGGCGGAGTGGGCGATCGGCGGCGGGCGCTGGCGGCGCTGGCCGCTGGCGGGCGCGGTGCTGGCGCTGCCGCTGGTGAGCCACCTGCAGGTGGCGTTCTACGCCTACCTGTGCGTGGGCTGCTATGTGCTGCTGCGCGCCGCCCAGCTGCGCGACTGGCGGCCTGCGGCGGGGCTGGCGCTGGCGGGCGTGTGCGCGCTGGGGCTGGGCGCGGCCCAGCTGCTGCCCTCGGTGCAGCTCTCCTCCCAGGGCCAGCGCGCCGATCTGGGCGTGCAGCCCGGCAGCGCACAGGAGCAGTTCATGGCGCTGCTGCGGCTGCTGCTGCCGAGCACTGGCGGCAGCGCCCGCGTGGGCGACGCGCCCGCGTGGGGGGCGCAGCTGCTGCAGGCCCCGCAGCCCTACGCGGGGCTGCTGGTGCTGGCGCTGGTGCTGGTGGCGCTGGCCCGCTCGCGCCATAGCGCTGCCGCTTTCTTCGGTGTGCTCGCCGCCGCCGCGTTTGCCATGGCGGTGCGCACGCCGCTGCTGCAGCTTTTCGCAGCGCTGGTGCCGCCCTACCGCCAGTTCGAGGACCACACCCGCTGGTTTGTGGTCTGGGGCTTCGCGGTGGCGGTGCTGGCCGCCATGGGGGCGCAGTCGCTGTTCGAGCGCAGCCGCACGCGCTCGGCGGGGCTGCTGGTGAACCGCGCGCTGCTGCTGGGCGGCGGCGCGGCGCTGCTGGGCTGGGCTATGCTGCACCTGCAGCTGTTCACGCCCGCATCGCGCTATGGCCAGTACATCACGGCGGTGCGCCAGCAGCCGCTGCTGCCCACGCTGCTGCTGGGCGTGGCATCGGCTGCGGCGCTGGGGCTGCTGGTGGCTGCGGCGCGCACGGGCCTCCGCAGCCTGGCGCTGGCGGGCTGGCCAGTG
It encodes the following:
- a CDS encoding YfhO family protein translates to MDALLHLHPWRYSYERVSVNNPIATDPIKQVYPRRVLANQMIGQGAWPLWNPTVLAGTPLLPDGQLTLFYPPSVLFLLLPLAQAYGWYAFLQVMLAGAGTFLFARRIGLGRGAATLAGAAYMLNGYMLTWLPFPHHTGATAMVPWCFWAAEWAIGGGRWRRWPLAGAVLALPLVSHLQVAFYAYLCVGCYVLLRAAQLRDWRPAAGLALAGVCALGLGAAQLLPSVQLSSQGQRADLGVQPGSAQEQFMALLRLLLPSTGGSARVGDAPAWGAQLLQAPQPYAGLLVLALVLVALARSRHSAAAFFGVLAAAAFAMAVRTPLLQLFAALVPPYRQFEDHTRWFVVWGFAVAVLAAMGAQSLFERSRTRSAGLLVNRALLLGGGAALLGWAMLHLQLFTPASRYGQYITAVRQQPLLPTLLLGVASAAALGLLVAAARTGLRSLALAGWPVAAAVLAVDLVWNGGGYATTFDLGQVRPTADLSAALAQEGGAAQDAGLLYPPTRQVDFLLRQPGPFRIHGGDYEVLPPNFSSTYGLEDVRGYVSLYSARYNQLVRLIDGKDYRHTGDEDIAFRAYLTSAYKHRRLLDMLNVRYILFTPGSQNVALYQPLELVQQSDEGAIYRNPNALPRAWLVHRVEHLPDDIAQLDRMASADFDPASLAVVAEAAPAVQPAAAAEAAPVVSYAPNQVRILATASSAALLVLADSYADGWDVTVDGQPAALYRTNYTLRGVWLPAGEHTVEMRYQPRSFTLGLAISGGTLLVVLAVALWAARVRRRGRA
- a CDS encoding DoxX family membrane protein — its product is METLKQPKFTGIIWLLLRLWLGYNWAMDGFEKVFGEGSAGWVGNKAGASVTGFLKGAIAKSYLAPDFVPGSRPGVQNWYADLVQNVFMPNATLFSYMVAYGELLVGIALIIGIFTRFSALMGVIMNLSYLLAGTVSVNPQMLVIGLLIVMGGAGVTYYAADRFVIPFLKAQIAARTSGGQAPRPRTA
- a CDS encoding PLP-dependent aminotransferase family protein — encoded protein: MLTLRENRLTPRYRQLYDALRDAILSGRLAPGSRLPATRTLAQEIGASRNTVVSAFELLLAEGYLETRVGDGTYISRHIPDDLLRSGPPPIESAPAAPGAGALSARGAQIAAIAAAPPLATNAPLAFRPGMPAVDLFPFELWGKLAAKVMRAPSPELLRYGDPAGYAPLREAIASYLSSSRGVACTPQQVIIISGSQQGIDIIGRLLLDPGDVALLEDPGYLGARGALLGLGARVVPVPVGPEGIDIAAARATSPNARLVYVTPSHQYPTGITMSLARRLALIEWARDHSAWILEDDYDSEFRYVGRPLPAMQGLDTHQRTIYIGTFSKMLFPAMRLGYLVVPPHLIGAFSNARALADRGSPSFDQATAAEFLQSGAFARHVRRMRKIYAERQEALVAAADRHLRGLIQIEPSEAGMHLVGWLDESARVAPMVAAAAAQGITLNTIAAYTLGPPTRPGLLFGYAAIPPAEIAAAVRRLAQAWRSLTYRR
- a CDS encoding GAF domain-containing protein — encoded protein: MRYRFTRTPSAAIRRAHHRASHEAAMRMRIAELEASVAMQRGDVAPQLSALMSMSITLLVSHELEPILSLATQSAMNLLPGTGAALAFIADDTGEQLTLIAANGFKARNNLRFSRQQGFPGHAFLTPRPMLVVGPQLEMLLEDLTEEQHHVLSGLISPYPPSSAIFMPLRTEARRIGAMVVLGSNNAHLLLPRDLPFAQSLGSLVAVALAEVLERERATVLQHALLASKTLHAEAEARLNTAEAQLLQSAKLAAVGELAASIAHEINNPLYAARNSLYLVDQDIPPDSPQRTFLDIAQSELARIAKIVSRMRDFYRPARDELEPVDLNMLIDETMELVQTHLRRGQIIIQSSLSDDVPEIIGHADQIRQVFLNLMINACDAMPDGGTLRVETNLIPSSSDLPPYARIEISDTGQGIPDEHLARIFEPFYTTKAQGTGLGLAISAHIIAQHGGQISVASAVNEGTAFTMLLPVLPPSDAER
- a CDS encoding phage holin family protein — its product is MPETCYNSSAFIVQLIGVDVLKLLIRWFINALSLLAATNLVKGIEIIGSNGWVTLIVMAAVFGIVNAAIRPIVQLLSLPLVVVTLGLFTLVINALMLWFASWLSDAVFGASFHVAGFWPAFWGAIVISIVSWLLSIFFHDEDHSSSSRRRKSRR